The nucleotide window TGGCTAGCTCGTGAAAGGGGCGTTGGACGCACATATCGGTCTTGACTCTTGGTCAGTTCTGTCTGTCCGGGTAGACGGACCTGCTTGAGCATCGTCAGCAAGGGGCTCATAGACAGGAGGGACAGATATTTCGGGTGCTGGGATACGGCGACGGTCAAAAGTGGACATTGTAGATGAGGTATGGGGGATCAGATGTTTTGAGTGAAACTGTCAGATGTATTATTTCGCAAATGTTCAACGCTAGACATTTTGAGAGAAAGTGCAATCGTCATAGCTTTATGTACTTGTTCTATTACTGCTATAGTGACCGCTTGCTATAAAGGATATAGAGATGTCCATGTCATCAAGTGCTTAATGATCATGAAGCTACAGTACTGAACCAGCGAATAAATAACAGGTTGTCTGTATAATAGCAAAAACATAACGACATTCATGAAAGTCTATATATGTAGGCAGAACTCAGGCCAAGCACACCACAACAGCAAAATGCCCCGGCTAGACGTCCTGTCTTATGTCTTTCGACGATTCTAGATCCTCATGTAGAGATCGCTGGGCATTGCGGTTGTGCCCCAGGATCCACAATAACGGGATCATGTACAATTGATTGATTCtaaagaagaaagaaaaaaagaaaagcaCGCTGAAATTAAACGAGAATACTTTCGCGCGGCCTGTCGAACGGGCCCGCCACGAGGATATTTGCCGAAAACGCCGAGCGCGAGAGGCTGGCAGCTTCGAACGCTTCCTTGTAGAGGTGAAGCGCAAGTGTTGGATATTGAAAACAAATACTATTTCCCGGGCAACGCTGGGAGATTGACACCAAGAAACTCATAGAAACCACTACAAAAAGTcacagaagaaggaaagagaatAGGATCAAGATGGTGAGCCGGGTCTGTTTAGCGGTGAAGACGCAAGATTGGAAAAGATATGACGGATAGTTGTGGAATGGCCAGGTGGAATATAGACATTCCGTGGTTGAAGCTGCAGGAAGGGACAAGCGGAGGAAGAATAATGATGGTGGAAGGGGATGGAACGTTTGCGGATGGATGAAACGTTAGAACGATAGAGGGCTAGGCATCAAGACTGGATGGTGTTGGGTGTCGTTCAAAGAAAGGATTTATGCTGACAGAAATTTCTTCTGCTCTTCAATGCCGCACTTATGTCTATATAGCCTCGTGAGTGCATGGCCAAACTTTGTGGTATAATAGTTGGTGCTGACCCTCCATTTTAGCTCCTAAAGCCAAGCACTCCAAAATGGTGACCTTGCTTCATTACAGGCTTAAGGTTACCCTGTAAGTCTGCATCCATCAACAGTATACCACTGGAAGGGCGACAACACATTGCATTGGAGCAGTTCAAGAGGTTTAAAGGCGGATGCTGATGATATGGGGTTTAGTAATGATGGTCGATCTCTTGTCGGTCAGATGTTGGCGTACGACAAGCACATGAACTTTGTGCTTGCTGAGTGTGAAGAATTTAGGACTGTCAAGGTACTTTTCATTGCACAGCATCGTCATTTTACATTCTCTGACTTCTTCTTAGGCAAAGAAGGCTAAGGGATCCTCCAGCGAGCCCGCTCCCACAACACAACAAAAACGAACTCTTGGCCTCGTTATCCTCCGAGGCGAGACTATTGTCTCAGTTTCTGTCGAAGGTCCTCCTCCCGTGCAAAAAGAGGAGCCCAGTTTGATTCCTGGTCCTGGTAAGGGCATGGCCGCTGGAAGAGGGATGCCCCTTGGTGCTGGTACGTTTCTCCGGAAGTTGAATTCTGTTGGTGGCTGGAATGCTCAATATTGACGAATAGGTGCTCCCGGCGCGATGGCTGCTCGACCGATGGCTTATGCTCGACCCCCTCCTGGATTCCCTGCCGGTGCCCCCGGTCTTCCCCCTGGAATGCCCCCAGGATTCCCTCCCGCAGGTGGATTGCCGCCTGGAATGCCACCCGCCGGGTATGTCATCTTTGTTTATCCCTTTATCCAAACCTTGAATGCTGATCTGCTCGCAGCATGCCCCCTGGATTCCGACCACCTGGGTTCCCTGGTGCGCCCGCGGGAATGCCACCTGGCTTCCCTCCTGCTGGTCAGATGCCTCCTGGGTAAGCTGTCCGCAATTATATTCGTTATTTACTTGCGCTGATACATAGCCGAAGGTTCCGTCCTCCGCAATAAGTGTAGGTTTAGCGTGATAGATGTTTGAGTGAAGTGTACTGGTAGATGTAAAGACAGAGATGGGAATAAGACGATATATTCTCTGACTGATTCCTCTGATGCATACATA belongs to Cryptococcus gattii WM276 chromosome I, complete sequence and includes:
- a CDS encoding mRNA splicing protein SMB1 (Similar to TIGR gene model, INSD accession AAW45921.1), with amino-acid sequence MVTLLHYRLKVTLNDGRSLVGQMLAYDKHMNFVLAECEEFRTVKAKKAKGSSSEPAPTTQQKRTLGLVILRGETIVSVSVEGPPPVQKEEPSLIPGPGKGMAAGRGMPLGAGAPGAMAARPMAYARPPPGFPAGAPGLPPGMPPGFPPAGGLPPGMPPAGMPPGFRPPGFPGAPAGMPPGFPPAGQMPPGRRFRPPQ